The Branchiostoma floridae strain S238N-H82 chromosome 17, Bfl_VNyyK, whole genome shotgun sequence genome has a window encoding:
- the LOC118404678 gene encoding E3 SUMO-protein ligase NSE2-like, protein MAVSAAHFRNLDVSLNSLKEYSKKYVLTGMEFASEVALDVQEMSANEEQVQQLEDVMVEYAAMERDLNQFVLAVETVKQQVKDGELSDRVAVEKALSEQLEAGQQGNSKEQLLQHEMIAGLQEKLRELKGEEESEPSPQPGGSQAGGDDDDDLEIEMTQTEVNMKCPLTQQEFKEPVKNKKCGHVYDKGPILQHIRRKRGVKGGVKCPVGACANNDPVTEQDLEDDVEMRKKIQKKNRQAGRKDARNRDMPF, encoded by the exons ATGGCGGTGAGCGCGGCCCACTTCCGTAACCTGGACGTTTCTCTGAACAGTCTGAAGGAATACAGTAAAAAATATGTCCTGACCGGGATGGAGTTTGCCTCTGAGGTTGCGCTGGATGTGCAGGAGATGTCTG CCAATGAGGAGCAGGTACAGCAGCTGGAAGACGTGATGGTGGAGTACGCGGCGATGGAACGAGACCTGAACCAGTTTGTACTGGCTGTGGAGACTGTCAAACAACAG GTGAAAGATGGGGAGCTGTCCGACCGTGTAGCTGTGGAGAAGGCTCTGAGTGAACAGCTGGAGGCTGGACAGCAAGGGAACAGCAAGGAACAGCTGCTACAGCATGAGATGATCGCTGGGCTACAGGAGAAACTTCGGGAACTCAAGG GTGAAGAAGAATCGGAGCCCTCCCCTCAGCCAGGCGGGTCCCAGGCGGGAggcgacgatgatgatgaccttGAGATCGAGATGACCCAGACAGAGGTCAACATGAAGTGCCCTTTGACCCAGCAGGAGTTCAAGGAACCCGTGAAGAACAAGAAGTGCGGGCACGTGTACGACAAGGGTCCCATCCTACAGCACATACGCAGGAAGAGGGGAGTCAAGGGCGGGGTCAA ATGTCCCGTTGGAGCGTGTGCGAATAACGACCCCGTCACGGAGCAAGACTTGGAAGACGATGTGGAGATGAGAAAAAAGATCCAGAAGAAGAACAGACAGGCAGGGAGGAAGGATGCACGCAACAGGGACATGCCCTTCTAG